One window from the genome of Osmerus eperlanus chromosome 1, fOsmEpe2.1, whole genome shotgun sequence encodes:
- the maf1a gene encoding repressor of RNA polymerase III transcription MAF1 homolog: MKLLENSSFEAMNTRLTIETGDCQIIGRIESYSCKMAGEDKQMFKQFCQEGLPHVLEALSPPQSSGISPNKLSHSQSGDEGEGPLSDKCSRKTLFYLIATLNESFRPDYDFSRTKSHDFSREPSLNWVFNAVNSSLSAAAGEEYSRLQSQLWEAIDTEICLSECDIYSYNPDLDSDPYGEEGNLWSFNYFFYNKRLKRIVFFTCRSVSVFMAPRGSGMGNEELDLELEEEDMDEERYGALCA; the protein is encoded by the exons ATGAAACTCCTGGAAAACTCCAGTTTTGAGGCCATGAACACCCGACTCACCATTGAAACTGGAGACTGCCAGATAATAGGACG GATTGAGAGCTACTCCTGTAAAATGGCTGGGGAGGACAAGCAGATGTTTAAACAGTTCTGTCAGGAGGGGCTCCCTCATGTCCTGgaagctctctctccaccccagtccTCCGGCATCAGCCCAAACAA GTTGAGCCACAGCCAGagtggggatgagggggagggtccTCTGTCTGACAAGTGCAGCAGGAAGACTTTGTTCTACCTGATCGCCACCCTCAACGAGTCCTTCAGACCGGACTACGACTTCAGCCGCACCAAGAGCCACGACTTCAGCAGGGAGCCCAGCCTCAACTGG gTGTTCAACGCCGTGAACAGCAGTCTGTCTGCCGCTGCAGGGGAGGAGTACAGCCGCCTGCAGTCACAGCTGTGGGAGGCCATCGACACGGAGATCTGCCTGTCTGAGTGTGACATCTACAG CTACAACCCAGACCTGGACTCTGACCCGTACGGAGAGGAGGGTAACCTCTGGTCCTTCAACTACTTCTTCTACAACAAGAGGCTGAAGAGGATCGTCTTCTTTACCTGCCGttctgtcag tgtgttcatGGCTCCGCGAGGCTCTGGTATGGGGAATGAGGAGCTGgatctggagctggaggaggaagacatggatgaggagag GTATGGGGCTCTGTGTGCATAG
- the trib3 gene encoding tribbles homolog 3, with protein MSVNLTSTPATSAPLLCLKRAGLDDPEQEVQKHKRPRLAPPPCTGLAPYLRPRSHSPVPPCADSHCVSSIGPYILLEPCEGAETFRAIHRVTEQQYTCKVFPLRRYREVVTPYACLPPHDNISRISEVLVGHDRAYLFFQRTYGDMHSYVRTCKRLQEVEAVRLFGQMVAAVAHCHANGLVLRDLKLRKFVFADPQRTKLLLVNLEDSSLFHGDDDSLTDKHGCPAYVGPEILIGGLYSGRASDVWSLGVCVYTMVVGRYPFQDTKPAALFTKIQRGAFTLPDWLSAQARSLIGCMLRKSPSERLKASELLLHPWLTNTHTHHQTFTPLTAQTHLSLNTHSRSRSCADQVVPTYTPSP; from the exons ATGAGTGTGAACCTgacctccacccctgccacctcGGCTCCGCTTCTGTgtctgaagagggcggggctTGATGACCCCGAGCAAGAAGTACAGAAGCACAAGCGCCCccgcctggctcctcccccttgcACTGGCCTGGCTCCCTACCTCAGACCTCGCAGCCACAGCCCCGTCCCTCCGTGTGCTGACAGCCATTGTGTGTCCAGCATTGGCCCATACATCCTGCTGGAGCCCTGCGAGGGGGCGGAGACTTTCCGAGCCATCCACAGAGTGACAGAACAGCAGTACACCTGCAAG GTGTTCCCTTTGCGCCGGTACCGGGAGGTCGTGACCCCGTACGCCTGCCTGCCGCCTCACGACAACATCAGCCGCATCTCGGAGGTCCTGGTTGGCCACGACCGGGCCTACCTGTTTTTCCAGAGGACGTACGGCGACATGCACTCCTACGTCCGTACGTGTAAGCGCCTGCAGGAGGTCGAGGCAGTACGCCTGTTTGGCCAGATGGTGGCAGCCGTGGCTCATTGCCATGCCAACGGCCTGGTGCTCAGAGACCTCAAGCTGCGCAAGTTTGTCTTCGCCGACCCCCAGAG gACTAAGCTGCTGCTCGTCAACCTGGAAGACTCCAGCCTTTTCCATGGCGACGACGACTCTCTGACGGACAAGCATGGTTGCCCCGCCTACGTGGGACCGGAGATCCTGATTGGTGGGCTTTACTCCGGGCGAGCGTCGGACGTGTggagcctgggtgtgtgtgtgtacaccatgGTGGTCGGACGCTACCCCTTTCAAGACACAAAACCCGCCGCGCTCTTCACCAAGATACAACGAGGGGCCTTTACACTTCCTGATTGGTTGTCAGCTCAGGCCAGGTCGCTGATTGGCTGCATGCTCCGTAAATCGCCCTCGGAGAGGCTGAAGGCCTCAGAACTGCTGCTGCACCCCTGgctgaccaacacacacacacaccaccagacatTCACACCCCTCACTGCACAAACACATTTgtctctcaacacacactcacggtcCAGGTCGTGCGCTGACCAGGTTGTTCCTACttacacaccctccccataa